The Arthrobacter sp. NicSoilC5 genome has a window encoding:
- a CDS encoding sodium:solute symporter: MDASAINIAIVVVYLLAMLAFGWWGKSRTRNNSDFLVAGRRLGPFLYTGTMAAVVLGGASTVGGVGLGYKFGISGMWLVVAIGAGVLLLSLLFAGTIQKLKIYTVSQMLTLRYGSRATEASGIVMLAYTLMLCATSTGAYATIFVVLFGLDRALAIAIGGAIVLVYSTIGGMWSITLADQVQFVIKTVGIFFLMLPFTLNAAGGLDGIRSRVDASFFQIDGIGIQTIITYFVVYTLGLLIGQDIWQRVFTAKTPKVARWGGATAGIYCILYGVAGSLIGMAANVALSNVKIAAKDDVYAEVAQNILPVGIGGLVLAAAVAAMMSTASGALIAAATVARADVLPFVAGWFGKTVNTGDTENPEHDVKANRIWVLALGIVAIVIAIVTKDVVAALTIAYDILVGGLLVAILGGLVWKRGTGPAAAASMAVGSVVTLGTMIILEINAEVPLDGIYANEPIYYGLLSSAVVYVAASLLTRPTDPAVMRAWQRRVAGLEQEGTPEEVLAGC, translated from the coding sequence ATGGATGCAAGTGCCATCAACATCGCCATTGTGGTGGTGTATCTTCTCGCGATGCTGGCCTTCGGCTGGTGGGGCAAGTCCCGCACCAGGAACAACAGCGACTTCCTGGTGGCCGGACGCCGCCTGGGCCCGTTCCTGTACACCGGAACCATGGCCGCAGTCGTCCTGGGCGGAGCGTCCACCGTGGGCGGCGTGGGGCTTGGCTACAAGTTCGGCATCTCCGGGATGTGGCTGGTGGTGGCCATCGGTGCGGGCGTCCTGCTCCTGAGCCTGCTCTTTGCCGGAACCATCCAGAAGCTGAAGATCTACACGGTGTCCCAGATGCTCACGCTCCGCTACGGAAGCAGGGCCACCGAGGCGTCCGGCATCGTCATGCTCGCCTACACGCTGATGCTCTGCGCCACCTCCACGGGCGCCTACGCCACCATCTTCGTCGTTCTTTTCGGCCTTGACCGGGCACTGGCCATTGCCATCGGCGGCGCCATCGTGCTGGTGTACTCCACCATCGGCGGCATGTGGTCCATCACGCTGGCGGACCAGGTCCAGTTCGTCATCAAGACCGTGGGCATCTTCTTCCTGATGCTGCCCTTCACGCTGAACGCCGCCGGCGGCCTGGACGGGATCCGCAGCCGGGTGGACGCCAGCTTCTTCCAGATCGACGGCATCGGCATCCAGACGATCATCACCTACTTCGTGGTCTACACCCTGGGCCTGCTGATCGGGCAGGACATCTGGCAGCGCGTGTTCACCGCCAAGACCCCCAAGGTGGCCCGCTGGGGCGGCGCCACTGCAGGCATCTACTGCATCCTCTACGGTGTTGCCGGCTCCCTGATCGGCATGGCCGCCAACGTTGCACTATCCAACGTCAAGATCGCCGCGAAGGACGACGTCTACGCCGAGGTTGCCCAGAACATCCTGCCCGTCGGCATCGGCGGCCTGGTCCTGGCGGCTGCCGTGGCGGCCATGATGTCCACCGCCTCCGGCGCCCTGATCGCCGCCGCCACCGTTGCCCGCGCCGACGTCCTGCCGTTCGTGGCCGGCTGGTTCGGCAAGACGGTCAACACCGGAGACACCGAAAACCCAGAACACGACGTCAAGGCCAACCGGATCTGGGTCCTGGCGCTGGGCATCGTGGCCATTGTCATCGCCATCGTTACCAAGGACGTTGTCGCGGCCCTGACCATTGCGTACGACATCCTGGTGGGCGGCCTCCTCGTGGCCATCCTCGGCGGGCTGGTGTGGAAGCGCGGCACCGGCCCGGCGGCCGCGGCATCCATGGCGGTCGGCTCCGTGGTGACCCTGGGGACCATGATCATCCTTGAGATCAATGCCGAGGTTCCGCTGGACGGCATCTACGCCAACGAACCCATCTACTACGGCCTGCTCAGCTCAGCCGTTGTGTACGTTGCCGCCTCGCTGCTCACGCGCCCCACCGATCCCGCGGTCATGCGCGCGTGGCAGCGCCGCGTTGCCGGGCTGGAGCAGGAAGGCACTCCGGAGGAAGTCCTCGCCGGCTGCTGA
- a CDS encoding cupin domain-containing protein — translation MKALPVEPSNVPVAIGSRIRAARQSQRLTIEQVADATGLTKGFLSRVERDLTSPSVASLVTLCQVLSISIGDLFVAPETHLTKRNDGPRISLGGQGIVERLLTARSERRVQIIQAVIEPHGRGESELYAVDCDVDVLHVIKGSIKLILTNEEYDLETGDTVTFPGREPHTWVNPTDKPVEVLWVLVPAASR, via the coding sequence ATGAAGGCACTGCCAGTTGAGCCGAGCAATGTCCCTGTTGCCATCGGCTCCAGGATCCGGGCCGCCAGGCAGTCCCAGCGGCTCACCATCGAGCAGGTCGCGGATGCCACCGGGCTGACCAAAGGTTTCCTCAGCCGGGTGGAGCGGGACCTGACATCACCGTCCGTTGCCTCCCTGGTGACGCTGTGCCAGGTGCTCTCCATCTCCATCGGCGACCTTTTCGTGGCACCCGAAACCCACCTGACCAAACGCAACGACGGTCCCCGGATCTCGCTTGGCGGCCAGGGCATCGTGGAGCGGCTCCTGACGGCCCGCTCGGAGCGGCGGGTGCAAATCATCCAGGCGGTGATCGAGCCGCACGGCCGCGGTGAGTCCGAGCTTTACGCCGTGGACTGCGACGTGGATGTCCTGCACGTCATCAAGGGGTCCATCAAGCTCATCCTCACCAACGAGGAATACGACCTCGAGACGGGCGACACCGTGACCTTCCCGGGACGGGAACCCCACACCTGGGTCAACCCCACCGACAAGCCGGTCGAGGTGCTCTGGGTCCTGGTGCCCGCCGCGAGCCGCTGA
- the speB gene encoding agmatinase, whose protein sequence is MEELRIEANGNLGPIDSSRIPRYAGAATYARLPRLDQVAKADVTVVGVPFDSGVSYRPGARFGANHVREASRLLRPYNPAWDVSPFENIQVADAGDMAVNPFNINEAIETIQQNALDLTAAGSKLLTLGGDHTIALPLLRAAAERAGQPIAMLHFDAHLDTWDTYFGAEYTHGTPFRRAVEEGILDTEAISHIGTRGPLYGKKDLDDDHRFGFGIVTSADVYYQGVLETVAKVRDRIGNRPLYISVDIDVLDPAHAPGTGTPEAGGITSRELLEIIRGFRGMNLVGADVVEVAPAYDHAEITGVAASHVAYELVTLMADNAVPGSRFGAETGYQAQALGQEARRPAGFAAAGKE, encoded by the coding sequence TTGGAAGAGCTGCGCATTGAAGCCAACGGCAACCTTGGCCCCATCGATTCATCCCGGATCCCCCGCTATGCCGGAGCTGCCACGTATGCCCGCCTTCCGCGGCTGGACCAGGTGGCCAAGGCTGATGTGACGGTGGTGGGCGTGCCTTTCGACTCGGGCGTTTCCTACCGTCCGGGCGCCCGCTTCGGCGCAAACCACGTCCGCGAGGCCAGCCGCCTGCTGCGCCCCTACAACCCGGCGTGGGACGTCAGCCCGTTCGAGAACATCCAAGTGGCCGATGCCGGGGACATGGCGGTGAACCCGTTCAACATCAACGAAGCCATTGAGACCATCCAGCAGAACGCACTGGACCTCACGGCCGCCGGGAGTAAGCTGCTGACCCTGGGCGGGGACCACACCATCGCCCTGCCGCTGCTGCGTGCCGCCGCCGAACGCGCCGGCCAGCCCATCGCCATGCTGCACTTCGACGCACACCTGGATACCTGGGACACCTACTTCGGTGCCGAGTACACCCACGGCACCCCCTTCCGCCGCGCAGTGGAAGAGGGCATCCTCGACACCGAAGCGATCAGCCACATCGGCACTCGCGGCCCGCTGTACGGCAAGAAGGACCTCGACGACGACCACCGCTTTGGGTTCGGCATCGTCACCTCCGCGGACGTCTACTACCAGGGCGTCCTGGAGACCGTGGCCAAGGTACGGGACCGCATCGGCAACCGCCCGCTGTACATTTCCGTGGACATCGACGTCTTGGACCCGGCTCACGCCCCCGGCACCGGCACCCCCGAAGCGGGTGGCATTACCAGCCGTGAACTCCTGGAAATTATCCGGGGCTTCCGCGGCATGAACCTGGTGGGCGCCGACGTCGTCGAAGTCGCGCCCGCCTATGACCACGCCGAGATCACGGGTGTGGCGGCGAGCCACGTCGCGTATGAACTGGTGACTCTCATGGCGGACAACGCAGTGCCCGGTAGCCGGTTCGGGGCAGAGACCGGGTACCAGGCCCAGGCGCTCGGCCAGGAGGCCCGCCGCCCCGCCGGCTTCGCGGCCGCGGGCAAGGAGTAG
- a CDS encoding thiamine pyrophosphate-binding protein, which yields MTESGAVPVPEQGSGARNGGDLVVETLEALGAKTVFGIPGQHALGLFDAMGRGNLRFVSSRVENNSAFAADGYSRATGEVGVLFLSTGPGALTSLAGLQEAYATGVPMVVVASQIPLEGLGARRKGMLHQLDDQKASAANVTKSQRLIQHASGIPSAIQDAWTEAISSPQGPVWLEIPQNVLLDPIMVPPVEDALAEAADNPPRIELVREAVKWLESAQRPAIIAGGGTRRGRAEKSLLSIAEKLRAPVICTPGGNGAFPWNHELSLQSWIEDRYMTDLLEDADVLVVIGSSLGEVTSNYFTFEPRGRIIQIDAEPRVLESNRPGLGIRADAGQALAALDEGLDAALEPGRTTTPDWHGSTPEELVKESLAKVRARLESQDLAKELKFMADIREAVPADMQTFWDMTIAAYWGWSCWDAREGQFHSAQGAGGLGYAFPGAIGAAVGLETLGKPAGSARVLAVSGDGSSMYSIAELATAKQHNVPVTWLIVDDGGYGILREYMVGAFGKATATELARPDFVRLAESFGVPATRVAPEDVGDALRAGFAADGPNVVVVETLLKMFGPTHLAP from the coding sequence ATGACGGAATCCGGCGCCGTACCTGTCCCGGAGCAGGGGAGCGGTGCCCGCAACGGCGGGGACCTCGTCGTCGAAACCCTGGAAGCGCTGGGAGCCAAGACTGTGTTCGGCATTCCGGGCCAGCATGCCCTGGGACTCTTCGATGCCATGGGCCGCGGGAACCTTCGCTTTGTCTCCTCACGGGTGGAGAACAACAGCGCCTTCGCCGCGGACGGGTACTCCCGCGCCACCGGCGAAGTGGGCGTGCTGTTCCTGTCCACCGGCCCCGGCGCGCTGACCTCGCTGGCCGGACTCCAGGAGGCCTACGCCACCGGCGTCCCCATGGTGGTGGTGGCCAGCCAGATCCCTTTGGAGGGGCTCGGGGCCCGGCGCAAAGGGATGCTGCACCAGCTCGATGACCAGAAGGCCTCCGCGGCCAACGTCACCAAGAGCCAGCGGCTGATCCAGCACGCCTCAGGCATCCCCTCGGCCATTCAGGACGCCTGGACGGAGGCCATCTCCTCCCCGCAGGGCCCGGTATGGCTGGAGATCCCGCAGAACGTGCTGCTGGACCCGATTATGGTCCCGCCGGTGGAGGATGCCCTGGCAGAGGCGGCTGACAACCCGCCGCGCATCGAGCTGGTCCGCGAGGCCGTGAAGTGGCTGGAATCAGCACAGCGCCCGGCCATCATCGCCGGCGGCGGCACGCGCCGCGGCCGGGCCGAGAAGTCGCTGCTCTCCATTGCGGAGAAGCTGCGGGCTCCAGTCATCTGCACCCCGGGCGGCAACGGCGCATTCCCCTGGAACCACGAGCTGTCCCTGCAGTCCTGGATCGAGGACCGGTACATGACCGACCTCCTCGAGGACGCCGACGTCCTGGTGGTCATCGGGTCATCCCTGGGCGAGGTCACCTCCAACTACTTCACCTTTGAGCCGCGCGGCAGGATCATCCAGATCGACGCCGAACCCCGCGTCCTGGAGTCCAACCGGCCAGGCCTGGGCATCCGCGCCGACGCCGGCCAGGCGCTCGCGGCGCTTGATGAGGGTCTTGACGCGGCCCTCGAGCCGGGCAGGACAACCACACCGGACTGGCACGGCAGCACCCCGGAAGAGCTCGTCAAAGAGTCACTTGCCAAGGTCCGCGCCCGGCTGGAATCGCAGGACCTGGCCAAGGAGCTGAAGTTCATGGCGGATATCCGCGAGGCCGTGCCGGCGGACATGCAGACCTTCTGGGACATGACCATCGCCGCGTACTGGGGCTGGTCCTGCTGGGACGCCCGTGAAGGCCAGTTCCACTCCGCCCAGGGCGCCGGCGGCCTGGGCTACGCGTTTCCCGGGGCCATCGGTGCTGCCGTGGGGCTGGAGACGCTGGGCAAGCCGGCTGGTTCTGCCCGCGTCCTCGCTGTCTCCGGCGATGGCTCGTCCATGTACTCCATTGCCGAACTGGCCACCGCGAAGCAGCACAACGTGCCGGTCACCTGGCTGATTGTTGACGACGGCGGCTACGGCATCCTGCGCGAATACATGGTGGGTGCATTCGGCAAGGCCACCGCCACCGAACTGGCCCGGCCCGACTTCGTGAGGCTCGCCGAATCCTTTGGTGTGCCTGCAACGCGGGTTGCCCCGGAGGATGTGGGGGACGCGCTCAGGGCCGGATTCGCTGCGGACGGCCCCAACGTCGTCGTGGTCGAAACCCTCCTGAAGATGTTCGGCCCCACCCATCTGGCGCCCTGA
- a CDS encoding MarR family transcriptional regulator, with protein MSVAPATAADLVSHIYDLQRALRCVTMINVKGQDTGIALQGVLKFIGEGETRAAHLAERLGVSAPVLSRHVAELADAGLVLRMPDPDDGRAQLLALSPRGKEKLAELVRHRAETLQAYLSDWNEDDAVATAAMLNKLTASLKNSIRARAAGTTTEQKNAGVH; from the coding sequence ATGTCTGTCGCACCGGCCACCGCAGCCGACCTCGTCAGCCACATCTATGACCTCCAGCGTGCACTGCGCTGCGTGACCATGATCAACGTCAAAGGCCAGGACACCGGGATCGCCCTCCAGGGCGTACTCAAGTTCATCGGCGAAGGGGAGACCCGCGCAGCGCACCTGGCCGAGCGCCTGGGGGTCAGCGCGCCGGTGCTCAGCCGGCACGTGGCCGAGCTGGCTGACGCAGGCCTGGTGCTTCGCATGCCGGATCCGGACGATGGCCGGGCCCAGCTGCTGGCACTTTCCCCGCGGGGCAAGGAGAAGCTGGCGGAGCTGGTGCGGCACCGGGCGGAAACGCTCCAGGCGTACCTGTCGGACTGGAATGAAGACGACGCCGTTGCAACAGCCGCGATGCTGAACAAGCTGACGGCATCCCTGAAGAATTCCATCCGGGCAAGGGCGGCCGGAACCACCACCGAACAGAAAAACGCAGGAGTCCATTAA
- a CDS encoding MDR family MFS transporter — translation MANVTAAAADQEQERQRERTARQESRQSKRHEPGAPMNHRQIMEALTGLLAAFFTAILSSTIVANALPTIMSELKGTQTDFAWVITAALLANAATTPIWGKLADLFDKKVLVQLSIVIFVAGSVMAGFSENIPFLLTARVIQGIAMGGLTALAQAIIGSIIPPRERGKYSGYMGAVMAVGTAGGPLLGGFIVDSSLGWRWTFFVCVPLAVVALILLQVTLKIPHVRRPAKIDWFGAILLTSGVSLLLIWVSFAGKADYYDWWSWQSAVMVGGGVLLLALLVLVESKVSAPIIPLKIISERTTALAIVASVAVGVAMFGSSTFLGQYYQVARGATPTEAGLLTLPMIAGNLVGSVVSGQLISRYGKWKRFLIGGTILLIGGLALAGTMDHTTELWLTGLYTGIFGIGLGMLMQNLVLAVQNTVQAKDIGSASASVAFFRSVGGAIGVSVLGAVMANHVKDLATDGLAKLGIPAGGNSGATLDLKDLPAPIADVMRAAYGDATAGIFMISAVVSAVALIAVIFINEVPLRKTVDITPEATLQANAAGEAGMTAMTGQLPMVSAAAPDRGAPAGEITPRSAVRTAAAPAKMYDAGAAAAAAASGRVATEDFEEVFARSFRSEELDLRSADNVDKAANAIASAADTLQKLQDTQHLLARQQAELGTMVLDIQEQLRSQQEVAARQAATAAELSRLQRKLLKERKIQAAAALYLAGHGRHSAAAPTATPSADDSSEPNQGL, via the coding sequence ATGGCTAACGTCACCGCCGCCGCCGCGGACCAGGAGCAGGAGCGCCAGCGCGAACGCACCGCCAGACAGGAATCGCGGCAATCCAAGCGCCACGAACCGGGCGCGCCCATGAACCACCGGCAGATCATGGAGGCCCTGACCGGCCTCCTCGCTGCCTTCTTCACCGCCATCCTCAGCAGCACCATCGTTGCCAACGCGCTGCCCACCATCATGTCCGAGCTCAAGGGCACGCAAACGGACTTCGCGTGGGTCATCACGGCGGCACTGCTGGCCAACGCGGCCACCACCCCCATCTGGGGCAAGCTGGCAGACCTTTTCGACAAGAAGGTCCTGGTCCAGCTCAGCATCGTGATCTTCGTGGCCGGCTCGGTCATGGCAGGCTTCTCCGAAAACATCCCGTTCCTGCTCACCGCCCGCGTGATCCAGGGCATCGCCATGGGCGGCCTCACCGCCCTGGCCCAGGCGATCATCGGCTCCATCATCCCGCCGCGCGAACGCGGCAAATACTCCGGCTACATGGGCGCCGTCATGGCCGTCGGCACCGCCGGCGGCCCGCTGCTGGGCGGTTTCATCGTGGACAGCTCACTCGGCTGGCGCTGGACCTTCTTCGTCTGCGTGCCGCTCGCCGTCGTCGCGCTGATCCTGCTCCAGGTCACGCTGAAGATCCCGCACGTCCGCCGTCCTGCCAAGATTGACTGGTTCGGCGCCATCCTGTTGACCTCCGGCGTCAGCCTGCTCCTGATCTGGGTTTCCTTCGCCGGGAAGGCCGACTACTACGACTGGTGGTCCTGGCAGTCGGCCGTCATGGTGGGCGGCGGCGTCCTGCTGCTCGCACTGCTGGTCCTGGTTGAGTCCAAGGTGTCCGCACCGATCATCCCGCTGAAGATCATCTCCGAGCGCACCACGGCGCTGGCCATCGTGGCTTCCGTGGCCGTCGGCGTTGCCATGTTCGGTTCCTCCACCTTCCTGGGCCAGTACTACCAGGTGGCCCGCGGTGCAACGCCCACCGAGGCCGGCCTGCTCACCCTGCCCATGATCGCCGGCAACCTCGTCGGCTCGGTGGTCTCCGGCCAGCTCATCAGCCGCTACGGCAAGTGGAAGCGCTTCCTGATCGGCGGCACCATCCTGCTGATCGGCGGCCTGGCCCTCGCCGGCACCATGGACCACACCACCGAACTCTGGCTGACCGGCCTTTACACCGGCATCTTCGGCATCGGCCTGGGCATGCTCATGCAGAACCTGGTCCTCGCCGTCCAGAACACCGTCCAGGCCAAGGACATTGGCTCCGCCAGCGCCTCCGTGGCCTTCTTCCGCTCCGTCGGCGGTGCCATCGGCGTGTCCGTCCTGGGCGCCGTCATGGCAAACCACGTCAAGGACCTGGCCACCGACGGGCTCGCCAAGCTGGGCATCCCGGCCGGCGGAAACAGCGGTGCCACGCTGGACCTCAAGGACCTGCCTGCACCGATCGCGGACGTCATGCGCGCCGCCTACGGTGATGCCACGGCCGGCATCTTCATGATCTCCGCCGTGGTGAGCGCCGTTGCCCTCATCGCCGTGATTTTCATCAACGAAGTGCCGCTGCGCAAGACGGTCGACATCACCCCCGAGGCCACGCTGCAGGCCAACGCGGCCGGTGAAGCGGGCATGACGGCCATGACCGGCCAGCTGCCCATGGTCTCCGCTGCCGCGCCGGACAGAGGCGCCCCCGCCGGGGAGATCACCCCCCGGAGCGCCGTGCGGACTGCCGCGGCTCCCGCAAAAATGTACGACGCCGGTGCTGCCGCGGCGGCAGCAGCGTCCGGCAGGGTTGCCACGGAAGACTTCGAGGAAGTCTTTGCACGCAGCTTCCGCTCGGAAGAGCTGGACCTGCGGTCCGCGGACAACGTGGACAAAGCCGCCAACGCGATTGCCAGCGCCGCTGACACCCTGCAGAAGCTGCAGGACACCCAGCATCTTCTGGCCCGCCAGCAGGCCGAACTGGGAACCATGGTGCTGGACATCCAGGAACAGCTGCGCTCCCAGCAGGAGGTGGCTGCCAGGCAGGCCGCCACGGCGGCAGAGCTCAGCCGGCTGCAGCGCAAGCTGCTGAAGGAACGCAAGATCCAGGCAGCAGCCGCGCTGTACCTGGCCGGTCACGGCCGGCACAGTGCCGCAGCCCCGACTGCCACTCCGTCCGCCGATGATTCTTCGGAGCCGAACCAGGGACTGTAG
- a CDS encoding ABC transporter ATP-binding protein, with translation MLLTLIRRYSKPYLPYIAAVVIFQLAATIAALYLPSLNAQIIDQGVARGDTDFIWRTGALMLLVAFAQVAAAIAGVYFGSRTAMAVGRDLRRAVFGKVTSFSAKDVNAFGAPTLITRGTNDVQQVQMLLLMGLNFMVATPIMCIGGIIMALREDLNLSWLVWVSVPLLAVVVGYLVVRLMPLFRSMQRKIDRINAVLREQIIGIRVVRAFVREPYETDRFGGANKELTDVSLRIGALFVLMFPAISMILHLSTAAVLWFGGQRVDAGAMQVGSLTAFLQYLLQILMAVMMGTFMAMMIPRASVCADRIGEVLDVEPSIHDPLNPEAPAALAGVVEYRNVTFAYPGAESPVLSNISFTARPGQTIAIIGSTGAGKTSLLSLLPRLYDPAEGQVLLDGVPVDRLDRAEITRRVALVPQRPYLFSGTIGHNLRFGKTEATDQELWDALLVAQGESFVREKKHGLDSRISQGGTNVSGGQRQRLCIARALVTKPRVYLFDDSFSALDVATDARLRAALKRTTSDATVIIVAQRISTITEADQILVLDNGRIVDRGTHEELLETSPTYQEIVESQLSVEEVA, from the coding sequence ATGCTCCTCACCCTCATACGGCGCTACTCCAAACCGTATTTGCCGTATATCGCCGCCGTGGTCATTTTCCAGCTTGCCGCCACCATCGCCGCGCTCTACCTGCCCAGCCTGAACGCCCAGATCATCGACCAGGGCGTGGCGCGCGGAGACACCGATTTCATCTGGCGAACCGGTGCGCTGATGCTCCTTGTGGCTTTCGCCCAGGTGGCTGCGGCCATCGCCGGCGTCTATTTCGGCTCCAGGACAGCCATGGCCGTTGGCCGGGACCTGCGCCGCGCCGTGTTCGGCAAGGTCACCAGCTTCTCCGCCAAGGACGTCAATGCGTTCGGCGCGCCCACGCTGATCACCCGGGGCACCAATGATGTCCAGCAGGTGCAGATGCTCCTCCTGATGGGACTGAACTTCATGGTGGCCACGCCCATCATGTGCATTGGCGGCATCATCATGGCGCTGCGCGAGGACCTGAACCTGTCCTGGCTGGTCTGGGTGTCCGTCCCGCTGCTGGCCGTGGTGGTGGGATACCTGGTGGTCCGGCTCATGCCGCTGTTCCGCTCCATGCAACGGAAAATCGACCGGATCAACGCCGTGCTGCGCGAACAGATCATCGGCATCCGGGTGGTCCGGGCCTTCGTGCGGGAACCTTATGAGACGGACCGCTTTGGCGGCGCCAACAAGGAACTCACGGACGTCTCGCTCCGCATCGGTGCCCTGTTCGTCCTCATGTTCCCGGCCATCAGCATGATCCTGCACCTGTCCACCGCCGCCGTGCTCTGGTTTGGCGGCCAGCGCGTGGACGCCGGTGCCATGCAAGTGGGGTCTTTGACCGCGTTCCTGCAGTACCTGCTGCAGATCCTGATGGCCGTCATGATGGGAACCTTCATGGCCATGATGATCCCGCGCGCCTCCGTCTGCGCCGACCGCATCGGCGAGGTGCTCGACGTCGAGCCCTCCATCCACGACCCCCTAAACCCCGAGGCCCCGGCCGCCCTTGCCGGGGTGGTGGAGTACCGCAACGTGACCTTCGCCTACCCCGGAGCCGAGTCGCCCGTACTGAGCAACATCAGCTTCACCGCCCGGCCCGGCCAGACCATCGCCATCATCGGCTCCACAGGCGCCGGCAAGACCTCCCTCCTGTCCCTCCTGCCGCGGCTGTATGACCCCGCGGAAGGCCAGGTGCTGCTGGACGGGGTCCCCGTGGACAGGCTGGACCGTGCAGAGATCACTCGGCGCGTGGCCCTGGTACCGCAGCGCCCCTACCTGTTCTCCGGCACCATCGGGCACAATCTCCGGTTCGGCAAGACCGAGGCCACAGACCAGGAACTGTGGGACGCCCTCCTGGTCGCACAGGGCGAGTCGTTCGTCCGCGAGAAGAAGCACGGCCTGGACTCCCGGATCTCCCAGGGCGGCACCAACGTCTCCGGCGGACAGCGCCAGCGCCTCTGCATCGCACGCGCCCTGGTGACCAAGCCGCGGGTCTACCTGTTCGACGACTCCTTCTCCGCCCTTGACGTCGCCACTGACGCCCGGCTCCGCGCAGCCCTCAAGCGCACCACGTCGGACGCCACCGTGATCATCGTGGCCCAACGGATCTCCACCATCACCGAGGCCGACCAGATCCTGGTGCTGGACAACGGGCGGATCGTGGACCGCGGCACGCACGAGGAACTCCTGGAAACCTCGCCCACCTACCAGGAAATTGTTGAATCCCAGCTGAGCGTGGAGGAAGTGGCATGA